The following proteins come from a genomic window of Panicum hallii strain FIL2 chromosome 8, PHallii_v3.1, whole genome shotgun sequence:
- the LOC112902705 gene encoding sialyltransferase-like protein 2, which produces MKRRHLPPVLILLLLSLLALPYRRHLFLPRGPSRYYASGDDALLRRLAASDAGGKQVLSEAAALLANASVTSFPSIGNRYRLLYLRLPYRGNDTSAPRERAVSRLRVPFVTVPDDGPFLAAFRASLRSFVLAHRLRRGSNVAAVMGDLAGLLGRPRREHFPTCAVVGNSGILLGSGRGAQIDAHDLVVRLNNARVAGYAADVGAKTSLSFVNSNILHYCAVRSAVATGGCACHPYGRAVPMAMYVCQPAHLLDALICNATATPASPFPLLVTDVRLDALTARIAKYYSLRRFVATTGEPASNWARRHDERFFHYSSGLQAVVMALGVCDEVSLFGFGKAAGAKHHYHTNQKKELDLHDYEAEYQFYRDLQARPETVPFLDEAPGFKVPPVKLYW; this is translated from the coding sequence ATGAAGCGCCGCCACCTCCCTCCGgtcctcatcctcctgctgcTCTCGCTCCTCGCCCTCCCCTACCGCCGCCACCTGTTCCTCCCCCGCGGCCCGTCCCGGTACTACGCCAGTGGCGATGACGCGCTCCTCCGCCGGCTCGCCGCCTCCGACGCCGGCGGGAAACAGGTCCTGTCCGAGGCGGCCGCGCTGCTGGCCAACGCCTCGGTGACCTCCTTCCCCAGCATCGGCAACCGCTACCGCCTCCTATACCTCCGCCTCCCGTACCGCGGCAACGACACCTCGGCCCCGCGGGAGCGGGCCGTCTCCCGCCTCCGCGTCCCCTTCGTGACGGTCCCCGACGACGGCCCCTTCCTCGCCGCCTTCCGCGCCTCCCTCCGCTCGTTCGTCCTCGCGCACCGTCTCCGCCGGGGCAGCAATGTCGCCGCCGTCATGGGCGACCTCGCCGGCCTCCTCGGCCGCCCGCGGCGGGAGCACTTCCCCACCTGCGCCGTCGTCGGCAACAGCGGCATCCTCCTCGGCTCCGGCCGGGGCGCGCAGATCGACGCGCACGACCTCGTCGTCCGCCTCAACAACGCCCGCGTCGCGGGGTACGCCGCCGACGTCGGCGCCAAGACCTCGCTCTCCTTCGTCAACTCCAACATCCTCCACTACTGCGCCGTCCGCTCCGCCGTCGCCACCGGCGGCTGCGCCTGCCACCCCTACGGCCGCGCGGTCCCCATGGCCATGTACGTCTGCCAACCGGCGCACCTCCTCGACGCGCTCATCTGCAACGCCACCGCCACGCCGGCCTCCCCGTTCCCGCTCCTCGTCACCGACGTGCGCCTCGACGCTCTCACCGCGCGCATCGCCAAGTACTACTCGCTGCGGCGGTTCGTGGCTACGACCGGCGAGCCGGCGAGCAACTGGGCCCGGAGGCACGACGAGAGGTTCTTCCACTACTCGTCGGGGCTGCAGGCGGTGGTGATGGCGTTGGGGGTCTGCGACGAGGTGAGCCTGTTCGGGTTCGGGAAGGCGGCTGGGGCGAAGCACCATTACCACACCAaccagaagaaggagctcgaccTGCACGACTACGAGGCCGAGTACCAGTTCTACCGCGACCTCCAGGCGCGGCCGGAGACGGTGCCGTTCCTCGACGAGGCGCCGGGCTTCAAGGTGCCGCCGGTGAAGCTGTACTGGTGA